The Halobacterium litoreum genome includes a region encoding these proteins:
- a CDS encoding DoxX family membrane protein produces the protein MDVRARAAAVRTRASAAAETAPEPATIARWGLGLMLVAAGAHKLLNPAGWTVYVADWLAPWLVVSPRAFMLVNGYLELGFAALLLADRWAWVAALVAAVSLAATTAYLTVVWVDTGAFGDVVARDVGLTGLALAVLVDALGEN, from the coding sequence ATGGACGTCCGAGCGCGTGCCGCCGCCGTCCGCACCCGCGCGAGCGCCGCGGCCGAAACCGCGCCCGAGCCGGCGACAATCGCGCGCTGGGGGCTCGGCCTGATGCTCGTCGCGGCGGGTGCGCACAAACTGCTGAACCCGGCCGGCTGGACGGTCTACGTCGCCGACTGGCTGGCGCCGTGGCTCGTCGTCTCGCCCCGAGCGTTCATGCTCGTCAACGGCTACCTCGAACTCGGGTTCGCCGCACTCCTGCTCGCCGACCGCTGGGCGTGGGTCGCGGCGCTCGTCGCGGCCGTCTCGCTCGCGGCGACCACCGCGTACCTGACCGTCGTCTGGGTCGACACCGGCGCGTTCGGGGACGTGGTCGCGCGGGACGTGGGGCTGACGGGGCTGGCGCTCGCGGTGCTCGTGGACGCGCTCGGCGAGAACTGA
- a CDS encoding DUF418 domain-containing protein, translating to MTDDAAPTPPSERIVGLDALRGFALLGILVINIRLFSMPEAVLLNPTVYGDFSGANYWAWFAGYVFAERKFLTLFTMLFGASVLLFTRKFDDQLTTLRLHYRRSLWLVVFGLAHAYLLWYGDILVSYGVTALFVVFARDESAKFLATVGAVLFVVPSLLELLTATSGDVSSFVPAWRPAESALQAEVATYRGGWLAQMDHRAASAWSRQTTSYLAATGWRTAGAMFVGMSLFKTGVLTNERSARFYRLLVAVGGVVGVATMVAGAAYVESSGWSPTAGLYWQQFIYFGAFPMAGAYIGAVMLLSRRRPGGRVTHGLAAIGRTAFSNYILQSVLATTIFYGHGLGLFGRVSRVEALGVVAAIWAFQIAVSVAWLRRYRYGPLEWLWRTLTYGERQPIRRTDR from the coding sequence GTGACCGACGACGCGGCACCGACGCCGCCGTCCGAGCGAATCGTCGGCCTGGACGCGCTCCGCGGGTTCGCGCTCCTCGGCATCCTCGTCATCAACATCCGCCTGTTCTCGATGCCGGAAGCCGTCCTGTTGAACCCGACCGTGTACGGCGACTTCTCCGGGGCGAACTACTGGGCGTGGTTCGCCGGGTACGTGTTCGCCGAGCGGAAGTTCCTCACCCTGTTCACGATGCTGTTCGGCGCGAGCGTGCTGTTGTTCACGCGGAAGTTCGACGACCAACTGACCACGCTGCGCCTGCATTACCGGCGCTCCCTGTGGCTGGTCGTGTTCGGCCTCGCGCACGCGTACCTGCTGTGGTACGGCGACATCCTCGTCTCGTACGGCGTCACCGCGCTGTTCGTCGTGTTCGCGCGCGACGAGTCCGCGAAATTCCTCGCCACCGTCGGTGCCGTGCTGTTCGTCGTGCCGTCGCTGCTCGAATTGCTCACGGCGACGTCCGGCGACGTGTCGTCGTTCGTTCCGGCGTGGCGCCCCGCCGAGTCCGCGCTGCAGGCGGAAGTGGCGACGTACCGCGGCGGCTGGCTGGCCCAGATGGACCACCGCGCGGCGTCGGCGTGGAGCCGACAGACGACGAGTTACCTCGCCGCGACCGGGTGGCGGACCGCCGGCGCGATGTTCGTCGGGATGTCGCTGTTCAAGACCGGCGTCCTGACGAACGAGCGGTCGGCGCGGTTCTACCGCCTGCTGGTCGCGGTCGGCGGCGTCGTCGGCGTCGCCACGATGGTCGCGGGCGCCGCGTACGTCGAGTCGAGTGGCTGGTCGCCGACCGCGGGGCTGTACTGGCAGCAGTTCATCTACTTCGGCGCGTTCCCGATGGCGGGCGCGTACATCGGTGCCGTCATGCTGTTGTCGCGGCGGCGGCCCGGCGGGCGCGTCACGCACGGGCTGGCCGCCATCGGGCGGACCGCGTTCAGCAACTACATCCTCCAGTCGGTGCTCGCGACGACCATCTTCTACGGCCACGGCCTCGGCCTGTTCGGGCGCGTCTCCCGCGTGGAAGCGCTCGGTGTCGTCGCCGCCATCTGGGCGTTCCAAATCGCGGTGTCGGTGGCGTGGCTCCGCCGGTACCGGTACGGACCCCTGGAGTGGCTGTGGCGAACCCTGACGTACGGCGAGCGCCAGCCGATTCGCCGAACCGACCGGTAG
- a CDS encoding acyl-CoA carboxylase subunit beta has translation MKVRIGGGATESEAEAVAAALAEHVRDDVEVYLGDADEPAATAEAPEEPTDADAEEAFDDLGPTEREERLREEIADILDGGPEKYKERLSEQDKLFVRDRLDLWFGEEDGDGDGDLLFEDGKFANFDSWHPDSPEVEEADEGNRLPADGLITGAADFDGRDLHFMANDFTVKAGSMAERGVEKFLRMQQRALKTGKPVLYLMDSSGGRIDQQTGFFANREGIGKYYFNHSRLSGRVPQICVLYGPCIAGAAYTPVFADFTVMVEGMSAMAIASPRMVKMVTGEEIEMQDLGGAHVHAEESGSADLVAKDEEHARELVADLVQYLPDNSDEKPPSQPAKDPAKPTSGIDGLIPEAPNRAYDMHDLIDRVVDRDSFFELQPEYGKEIITGYARIDGRTVGIVANQPAERAGAIFPDAAEKAAEFVWKSDAYNIPLLYLCDTPGFMAGSQVEKDAILEKGKKMIYATSEATVPKQSVVLRKAYGAGIYAMSGPAYDPESVIALPSGEIGIMGPEAAINAVYANKLNAIDDPEERKQREQELREEYREDIDVHRMASETVIDEIVPPSELRTELANRFAFYEDVEKDRPSKKHGTIL, from the coding sequence ATGAAGGTACGCATCGGCGGCGGCGCGACCGAGTCCGAAGCGGAAGCGGTCGCGGCGGCGCTCGCCGAACACGTCCGGGACGACGTGGAGGTGTACCTCGGTGACGCCGACGAACCGGCGGCGACCGCCGAGGCGCCCGAGGAACCGACCGACGCGGACGCCGAGGAAGCGTTCGACGACCTCGGCCCGACCGAGCGAGAGGAGCGCCTCCGCGAGGAAATCGCGGACATCCTCGACGGCGGCCCCGAGAAGTACAAGGAACGCCTCAGCGAGCAGGACAAACTGTTCGTCCGGGACCGCCTCGACCTCTGGTTCGGCGAGGAGGACGGCGACGGCGACGGCGACCTCCTGTTCGAGGACGGGAAGTTCGCGAACTTCGACTCGTGGCACCCCGACAGCCCCGAGGTCGAGGAGGCCGACGAGGGCAACCGCCTGCCCGCGGACGGCCTCATCACGGGCGCCGCCGACTTCGACGGCCGCGACCTCCACTTCATGGCCAACGACTTCACCGTGAAGGCGGGGTCGATGGCCGAGCGCGGCGTCGAGAAGTTCCTGCGGATGCAACAGCGCGCGCTCAAGACCGGGAAGCCCGTGCTCTACCTGATGGACTCCTCCGGGGGTCGCATCGACCAGCAGACCGGCTTCTTCGCGAACCGCGAGGGCATCGGGAAGTACTACTTCAACCACAGCCGGCTCTCCGGGCGCGTCCCCCAGATTTGCGTGCTGTACGGGCCGTGTATCGCGGGCGCCGCGTACACGCCGGTGTTCGCGGACTTCACCGTGATGGTCGAGGGGATGTCCGCGATGGCCATCGCGTCTCCGCGGATGGTGAAGATGGTCACCGGCGAGGAAATCGAGATGCAGGACCTCGGCGGCGCCCACGTCCACGCCGAGGAATCCGGGAGCGCCGACCTCGTGGCGAAAGACGAGGAACACGCCCGCGAACTCGTCGCGGACCTCGTCCAGTACCTCCCGGACAACAGCGACGAGAAGCCGCCGAGTCAGCCCGCGAAAGACCCCGCGAAGCCCACTTCGGGCATCGACGGCCTGATTCCGGAAGCCCCGAACCGCGCGTACGACATGCACGACCTCATCGACCGCGTGGTCGACCGGGACTCCTTCTTCGAACTCCAGCCCGAGTACGGGAAGGAAATCATCACGGGGTACGCGCGAATCGACGGCCGCACGGTCGGCATCGTCGCGAACCAGCCCGCCGAGCGCGCCGGCGCCATCTTCCCGGACGCCGCCGAGAAGGCCGCGGAGTTCGTCTGGAAGTCCGACGCGTACAACATCCCGCTGCTCTACCTCTGTGACACGCCCGGCTTCATGGCGGGCAGTCAGGTCGAGAAGGACGCGATTCTGGAGAAGGGCAAGAAGATGATTTACGCCACCAGCGAGGCCACCGTCCCGAAGCAGTCGGTCGTCCTCCGGAAGGCGTACGGCGCCGGCATCTACGCGATGTCCGGCCCCGCCTACGACCCCGAATCCGTCATCGCGCTCCCCTCCGGCGAAATCGGCATCATGGGCCCGGAAGCCGCCATCAACGCGGTCTACGCGAACAAACTCAACGCCATCGACGACCCCGAGGAGCGCAAACAGCGCGAGCAGGAACTCCGCGAGGAGTACCGCGAGGACATCGACGTCCACCGGATGGCGAGCGAGACGGTCATCGACGAAATCGTCCCGCCGTCGGAACTCCGCACCGAACTCGCGAACCGCTTTGCGTTCTACGAGGACGTGGAGAAAGACCGGCCGTCGAAGAAACACGGCACCATCCTGTAA
- a CDS encoding NAD(P)/FAD-dependent oxidoreductase: MTEPLAVVGAGAAGAAAAYRLRDADRDVTVFEKSRGVCGRAATRRKHGCRYDHGANYVKPGDGPVQGLLDELGSEGRHDIAEPVWTFDGDGAVAPGRDGDGPKWTWEAGITQLAKRLFAEADAAVHRETRIESLAREGGRWTLTDADGETYGPFADVLLTPPAPQTADLLGATDWGGDRLADARDAVAAVPYRSVVTAVLHYTFELDREWYALVNTDDAHDVGWLSREACKPGHVPDGESLLVVQMAPDWSREHYDDPASEQTEAAAELAAELVGDDRLRDPDWTDTQGWRYALPEAAVDREPVAALANAGLHVAGDWVVGEGRVHRALESGLAAGDRLR, translated from the coding sequence ATGACCGAACCGCTGGCAGTCGTCGGCGCGGGCGCGGCGGGCGCGGCGGCCGCCTACCGGCTCCGCGACGCGGACCGCGACGTGACCGTCTTCGAGAAGTCCCGCGGCGTCTGCGGGCGCGCGGCGACGCGCCGGAAACACGGCTGTCGGTACGACCACGGCGCGAACTACGTGAAGCCCGGCGACGGCCCGGTTCAGGGCTTGCTCGACGAACTCGGGAGCGAGGGGCGCCACGACATCGCGGAGCCGGTGTGGACGTTCGACGGCGACGGCGCAGTCGCGCCCGGCAGGGACGGCGACGGGCCGAAGTGGACGTGGGAGGCGGGCATCACCCAACTCGCGAAGCGCCTGTTCGCGGAAGCCGACGCCGCGGTCCACCGGGAGACGCGAATCGAGTCGCTCGCCCGCGAGGGCGGCCGGTGGACGCTGACGGACGCCGACGGCGAGACGTACGGCCCGTTCGCGGACGTGCTCCTCACGCCGCCAGCGCCCCAGACCGCCGACCTGCTCGGCGCGACCGACTGGGGCGGCGACCGACTCGCCGACGCTCGCGACGCCGTCGCGGCGGTTCCGTACCGGAGTGTCGTCACCGCCGTCCTCCACTACACCTTCGAACTCGACCGGGAGTGGTACGCGCTCGTGAACACCGACGACGCCCACGACGTGGGGTGGCTCTCCCGCGAGGCGTGCAAACCCGGGCACGTTCCGGACGGCGAGAGTCTGCTGGTCGTGCAGATGGCGCCCGACTGGTCCAGGGAGCACTACGACGACCCAGCCAGCGAGCAGACCGAGGCGGCGGCCGAACTCGCCGCCGAACTGGTGGGCGACGACCGCCTGCGCGACCCGGACTGGACGGACACGCAGGGCTGGCGGTACGCGCTCCCCGAGGCGGCAGTCGACCGCGAACCGGTGGCCGCGCTCGCGAACGCCGGCCTGCACGTCGCTGGCGACTGGGTGGTCGGCGAGGGGCGCGTCCACCGCGCGCTCGAATCCGGACTGGCGGCGGGCGACCGACTCCGGTAG
- a CDS encoding peroxidase-related enzyme (This protein belongs to a clade of uncharacterized proteins related to peroxidases such as the alkylhydroperoxidase AhpD.), translating into MNDDAMRRFPVPDESDLPDDLRERIEDETERAGFTPNVFAAYAYKPSHFRPFFDYYDALVEDTPLAREEVEMIVVAVSGANDCLYCVVAHGALTRIYAEAPKLADQLATNHRVADVSEEHRAMLDFAVKLTESPAEVTEDDVQALYDAGFSQEAVWDIGSVAAFFNLSNRMATLADMRPNDEFYTLGRGE; encoded by the coding sequence ATGAACGACGACGCGATGCGACGGTTCCCCGTCCCCGACGAGTCGGACCTCCCGGACGACCTGCGCGAGCGAATCGAGGACGAGACCGAGCGCGCCGGCTTCACGCCGAACGTGTTCGCGGCGTACGCGTACAAGCCGAGTCACTTCCGGCCGTTCTTCGACTACTACGACGCGCTCGTCGAGGACACGCCCCTCGCCCGCGAGGAAGTCGAGATGATTGTGGTGGCGGTCTCCGGCGCGAACGACTGCCTCTACTGCGTGGTCGCCCACGGCGCGCTCACCCGCATCTACGCCGAGGCGCCGAAACTCGCCGACCAACTCGCGACGAACCACCGCGTGGCAGACGTGTCCGAGGAGCACCGCGCGATGCTCGACTTCGCCGTGAAACTCACCGAGTCCCCCGCCGAAGTCACGGAGGACGACGTGCAGGCGCTGTACGACGCCGGATTCTCGCAGGAGGCGGTCTGGGATATCGGCTCCGTGGCGGCCTTTTTCAACCTCTCGAATCGGATGGCGACGCTCGCTGACATGCGCCCGAACGACGAGTTCTACACGCTCGGCCGCGGCGAGTAA
- a CDS encoding DUF7344 domain-containing protein, protein MPQSVVGKPAADNWDQVFDALSAEPRRQIVVSLRDAAPDDALELPDAAVTARPPADRDRFATSLYHRHLPALATPEYVEWERDRGLVRRGPNFDQVAAVFRAVYADASALPAALVDGCRGLERRRGD, encoded by the coding sequence ATGCCGCAATCCGTGGTCGGCAAGCCGGCCGCCGACAACTGGGACCAGGTGTTCGACGCGCTCTCCGCGGAGCCCCGCCGACAGATCGTCGTGTCGCTGCGGGACGCCGCGCCCGACGACGCCCTCGAACTGCCCGACGCGGCCGTCACTGCCCGGCCGCCCGCCGACCGCGACCGCTTCGCCACGAGCCTCTATCACCGCCACCTCCCCGCGCTCGCGACCCCCGAGTACGTCGAGTGGGAGCGAGACCGCGGACTGGTGCGACGCGGCCCGAACTTCGATCAGGTCGCGGCCGTCTTCAGAGCCGTGTACGCCGACGCGAGCGCGCTCCCGGCGGCGCTCGTTGATGGCTGTCGCGGCCTCGAACGGCGGCGCGGCGACTGA
- a CDS encoding lamin tail domain-containing protein: MSGYSRRAVLASAAALGASLAGCTTGRDPDSTPTAEPASTTPEATATPSGERTSWTVSVLRVVDGDTVDVEFANGVQDTIRLLGVDTPETRAGDTNPSEWPGIPESEAGHRHLAAWGERAKQFAVEQLGGRDIYVEADPVADRRGGFGRLLAYVSQSPDDPVSFNRKLLDEGYARLYDTAFSRRDEFAAAEAAAREAGRGVWTFDEDATTTQVGSGALRIATVNADAEGDDRTNLNGEYVVLENATDRPLELGGWTLSDAADHEYVFPAGFELDAGATVTVYTGSGRNSATELYWGADSPVWNNSGDTVSVRSAAGDLVAEYAYD, translated from the coding sequence ATGAGCGGCTATTCTCGGCGCGCAGTGCTCGCGTCCGCGGCGGCGCTCGGCGCGTCGCTCGCCGGCTGTACGACGGGACGCGACCCCGACAGCACGCCGACCGCGGAGCCGGCGTCCACGACCCCGGAGGCGACGGCGACGCCGTCGGGCGAGCGCACCTCGTGGACCGTTTCCGTGTTGCGCGTCGTGGACGGCGACACCGTCGACGTGGAGTTCGCGAACGGCGTGCAGGACACGATTCGGCTCCTCGGCGTGGACACGCCGGAGACGCGCGCCGGCGACACGAACCCGAGCGAGTGGCCGGGGATTCCCGAGTCGGAGGCGGGCCACCGCCACCTCGCGGCGTGGGGCGAGCGCGCGAAGCAGTTCGCCGTCGAGCAGTTGGGCGGCCGCGACATCTACGTCGAGGCCGACCCGGTGGCCGACCGGCGCGGCGGGTTCGGGCGCTTGCTCGCGTACGTCTCCCAGTCGCCGGACGACCCGGTGTCGTTCAACCGCAAACTCCTGGACGAGGGGTACGCGCGACTCTACGACACGGCGTTCTCGCGGCGCGACGAGTTCGCGGCGGCGGAGGCGGCGGCCCGTGAGGCCGGTCGCGGCGTCTGGACCTTCGACGAGGACGCGACGACGACGCAGGTGGGGTCGGGCGCGCTCCGCATCGCGACGGTCAACGCCGACGCCGAGGGCGACGACCGCACGAACCTGAACGGCGAGTACGTCGTCTTGGAGAACGCGACCGACCGACCCCTCGAACTGGGCGGGTGGACGCTCTCGGACGCGGCGGACCACGAGTACGTGTTCCCCGCCGGGTTCGAACTCGACGCCGGCGCGACGGTGACGGTGTACACGGGGAGCGGCCGGAACTCGGCGACGGAACTCTACTGGGGCGCGGATTCGCCGGTGTGGAACAACAGCGGCGACACGGTCTCGGTTCGGTCCGCCGCCGGCGACCTCGTGGCCGAGTACGCGTACGACTGA
- a CDS encoding DUF302 domain-containing protein, with translation MLPIDPSDIDPEDYGEAQTTLEMDHEDAIEHVRDVFTDAGFGIPVEFSPSEMLNEKVDAGRDPYYVLGACNPEVADRALDATDDKLGALMPCNVVVWEEEPGVQRVYHVSIMRIARLLGLPADDDEMADIVAQTGELVDEAFANLGE, from the coding sequence ATGCTCCCGATTGACCCGAGCGACATCGACCCCGAGGACTACGGCGAGGCCCAGACCACCCTGGAGATGGACCACGAGGACGCAATCGAGCACGTCCGCGACGTGTTCACCGACGCGGGATTCGGTATTCCCGTCGAATTCTCCCCGTCCGAGATGCTGAACGAGAAGGTGGACGCGGGCCGCGACCCCTACTACGTGCTCGGCGCGTGTAATCCCGAAGTCGCAGACCGCGCGCTCGACGCCACGGACGACAAACTCGGCGCGCTGATGCCGTGTAACGTCGTCGTCTGGGAAGAAGAGCCCGGCGTCCAGCGCGTCTACCACGTCTCGATTATGCGCATCGCCCGCCTCCTCGGCCTCCCGGCCGACGACGACGAGATGGCCGACATCGTCGCCCAAACCGGCGAACTCGTCGACGAAGCCTTCGCGAACCTCGGCGAGTGA
- a CDS encoding MBL fold metallo-hydrolase, with amino-acid sequence MNPEDFPTPDADVETVEPETLKDRIDAGESVTLLDARMESDYDEWRIDGENVTSINVPYFEFLEDDIDEDVLAQIPDDREVTVLCAKGGASEFVAGTLADRGYDVNHLEDGMNGWARIYEAVEVTDYDGAGTLLQYQRPSSGCLGYLLYDDGEAAIVDPLRAFTDRYLADADDLGVDLQYALDTHIHADHISGVRALDDEGVEGVVPEAAVDRGVTYADELTTAADGDTFAVGDATIEAVYTPGHTTGMTSYLVGDSLLATGDGLFIESVARPDLEEGDDGAPDAARMLYESLQERVVSLPDDTLVGGAHFSDAAEPAADGTYTAPVGDLVEEMDALTMDEDDFVELVLADMPPRPANYEDIIATNLGQNAVDDDEAFTLELGPNNCAASQESLAGD; translated from the coding sequence ATGAACCCCGAAGACTTCCCGACGCCGGACGCAGACGTCGAGACCGTCGAACCGGAGACGCTGAAAGACCGCATCGACGCGGGCGAATCCGTCACGCTGCTCGACGCGCGAATGGAGTCTGACTACGACGAGTGGCGCATCGACGGCGAGAACGTCACGTCAATCAACGTCCCCTACTTCGAGTTCCTCGAGGACGACATCGACGAGGACGTACTCGCACAGATTCCCGACGACCGCGAAGTCACCGTCCTGTGCGCGAAGGGCGGCGCCAGCGAGTTCGTCGCGGGGACGCTCGCCGACCGCGGCTACGACGTCAACCACCTCGAAGACGGGATGAACGGCTGGGCGCGCATCTACGAGGCCGTCGAAGTCACCGACTACGACGGCGCCGGCACGCTCCTCCAGTACCAGCGCCCGTCCTCGGGCTGCCTCGGCTACCTCCTCTACGACGACGGCGAAGCCGCCATCGTCGACCCGCTTCGCGCGTTCACCGACCGCTACCTCGCGGACGCCGACGACCTCGGCGTCGACCTGCAGTACGCGCTCGACACCCACATCCACGCCGACCACATCTCCGGCGTCCGCGCGCTCGACGACGAAGGCGTCGAGGGCGTCGTCCCCGAAGCGGCCGTCGACCGCGGCGTCACGTACGCGGACGAACTGACGACCGCCGCCGACGGCGACACCTTCGCGGTCGGCGACGCGACCATCGAAGCGGTGTACACGCCCGGCCACACCACGGGCATGACGTCGTACCTCGTCGGCGACAGCCTGCTCGCGACCGGCGACGGCCTGTTCATCGAGAGCGTCGCCCGCCCGGACCTCGAAGAGGGCGACGACGGCGCGCCCGACGCCGCCCGGATGCTCTACGAGTCCCTCCAGGAGCGCGTCGTCTCGCTGCCCGACGACACGCTCGTCGGCGGCGCTCACTTCAGCGACGCCGCCGAACCGGCCGCGGACGGCACGTACACCGCGCCCGTCGGCGACCTCGTCGAGGAGATGGACGCGCTCACGATGGACGAAGACGACTTCGTCGAACTCGTCCTCGCGGACATGCCGCCGCGGCCCGCGAACTACGAGGACATCATCGCGACGAACCTCGGGCAGAACGCCGTCGACGACGACGAAGCGTTCACGCTCGAACTCGGGCCGAACAACTGCGCAGCGAGCCAAGAGTCCCTCGCGGGTGACTGA
- a CDS encoding inorganic phosphate transporter, with translation MEASVIALFLVAGLASLFMSWVIGAGSSGATPFAPAVGANAVSTMRAAFVVGIFGFAGAVVQGSNVSEAVGRGLVDGVSLPVTGVIVVLAIGAGLMAIGITTGYPIATAFTVTGSVVGVGLALGGSPAWGKYAEIGAVWVATPFVGGGLAYGIASVLPREDVPERYSVASLAGLVGAVLANVQFAYLGPGGAAGSLVGVIQRQLPVTGLSVAVSSTAVLALAVGGLVSWDVRRDPSGGLRRVLLALGSLVAFSAGGSQVGLAVGPLLPLLDTVDVVPVTAVLVGGGAGILVGSWTGAPRMIKSLAQDYSSLGPRRSIAALVPSFLIAQTAVLLGVPVSFNEIVVSAIIGSGAAVGGRDAVSTRKILVTVGAWAGSFALAFVLGYGVAMAAL, from the coding sequence ATGGAAGCTTCAGTAATCGCGCTCTTCCTGGTCGCCGGGCTCGCGAGCCTGTTCATGTCGTGGGTCATCGGCGCCGGGTCGAGCGGCGCGACGCCGTTTGCGCCCGCGGTCGGTGCGAACGCCGTCTCCACGATGCGAGCGGCGTTCGTCGTCGGCATCTTCGGGTTCGCCGGCGCGGTCGTCCAGGGTTCGAACGTCTCCGAAGCCGTCGGTCGTGGCCTCGTCGACGGCGTCAGCCTCCCCGTAACCGGCGTCATCGTCGTGTTGGCCATCGGCGCGGGGCTGATGGCAATCGGCATCACGACCGGCTACCCGATAGCGACGGCGTTCACCGTCACCGGCTCCGTCGTCGGCGTCGGCCTGGCGCTCGGTGGCTCGCCCGCGTGGGGGAAGTACGCGGAGATCGGCGCCGTCTGGGTCGCGACGCCGTTCGTCGGCGGCGGACTCGCGTACGGCATCGCGAGCGTCCTCCCGCGCGAGGACGTCCCAGAGCGGTACAGCGTCGCGTCCCTCGCCGGGCTCGTCGGCGCCGTCCTCGCGAACGTGCAGTTCGCGTACCTCGGCCCCGGCGGCGCCGCCGGGTCGCTGGTCGGGGTCATCCAGCGCCAGCTGCCGGTGACCGGACTCTCGGTCGCCGTGTCGTCGACGGCGGTGCTCGCGCTCGCGGTCGGGGGGCTCGTCTCGTGGGACGTGCGCCGCGACCCGTCCGGCGGGCTCCGGCGGGTGTTGCTCGCGCTCGGGTCGCTCGTCGCGTTCTCCGCCGGCGGGAGCCAGGTCGGCCTCGCGGTGGGGCCGCTACTCCCGCTTTTGGACACCGTCGACGTGGTGCCGGTGACGGCCGTCCTCGTCGGCGGTGGCGCCGGGATACTCGTGGGGTCGTGGACGGGAGCCCCACGGATGATCAAGTCTCTGGCACAGGACTACTCCAGTCTGGGGCCGCGGCGCTCCATCGCTGCGCTGGTGCCGTCGTTTCTCATCGCGCAGACCGCCGTTTTGCTGGGCGTCCCCGTCTCGTTCAACGAAATCGTCGTCAGCGCCATCATCGGGAGCGGAGCGGCCGTCGGCGGCCGGGACGCGGTGAGTACGCGGAAGATTCTGGTGACCGTCGGCGCGTGGGCCGGTTCGTTCGCGCTGGCGTTCGTCCTCGGGTACGGCGTGGCGATGGCCGCGCTGTGA
- a CDS encoding DUF7512 family protein — MFGLENATGIDGALLVVGVVLVEAIILYVGYGALERLLGPKLMDLLGGE, encoded by the coding sequence ATGTTCGGGCTTGAGAACGCGACCGGCATCGACGGGGCGTTACTCGTCGTCGGTGTCGTGCTAGTCGAAGCGATCATCCTGTACGTCGGGTATGGCGCCCTCGAACGCCTACTCGGACCGAAACTGATGGACCTACTCGGTGGAGAATGA
- a CDS encoding sulfite exporter TauE/SafE family protein, which yields MELFGVAVSLLALFTGFGVLIGILFGFFGMGGSFLVTPALMVMGYETDVAVASGLAFVFATSVIATLKHRDLGQVDYKLGVLMIAGTTAGIEVGKIGLHWMQDMGIADTVVSIIYVGLLGAIGAFVTYNAVKGNDGGIDHDADGEVDADDIPDIAKTIQSYRIPPMMSLRGGVSVSLWLILGVAFVTGLLSGFLGVGGGFIRMPALFYLIGVPVPIAVGTDLFEIVFSGGIGSFLYAMDGAVNLSIVAPLLAGSALGARLGAAATSIVDEDDIKVYFGVMLLLGSLAVAIREVGSYLEMPVFQTVSLLVILGAATLVAGAVVVSSLRELRSDTGSTTTSTAD from the coding sequence ATGGAACTGTTCGGCGTGGCAGTCTCGCTGCTCGCGCTGTTCACCGGCTTCGGCGTCCTCATCGGCATTCTGTTCGGGTTCTTCGGGATGGGCGGGTCGTTCCTCGTGACGCCCGCGCTAATGGTGATGGGCTACGAGACGGACGTCGCCGTCGCGTCCGGGCTCGCGTTCGTGTTCGCCACGTCCGTCATCGCGACACTCAAACACCGCGACCTCGGGCAGGTCGACTACAAACTCGGCGTCCTCATGATCGCGGGGACGACCGCCGGCATCGAAGTCGGGAAAATCGGCCTCCACTGGATGCAGGACATGGGCATCGCCGACACCGTCGTGAGCATCATCTACGTCGGCCTGCTCGGCGCCATCGGGGCCTTCGTCACCTACAACGCCGTCAAGGGCAACGACGGCGGCATCGACCACGACGCCGACGGCGAAGTGGACGCCGACGACATCCCCGATATCGCCAAGACCATCCAGTCCTACCGGATTCCCCCGATGATGAGCCTCCGCGGCGGCGTCAGCGTGTCGCTGTGGCTCATCCTCGGCGTCGCGTTCGTCACCGGACTGCTGTCGGGGTTCCTCGGCGTCGGCGGCGGCTTCATCCGCATGCCCGCGCTGTTCTACCTCATCGGCGTCCCGGTCCCGATTGCGGTCGGCACTGACCTCTTCGAGATTGTGTTCTCCGGCGGCATCGGCAGCTTCCTGTACGCGATGGACGGCGCGGTCAACCTCTCCATCGTCGCGCCGCTGCTCGCGGGGAGCGCGCTCGGAGCGCGCCTCGGTGCCGCAGCGACGAGCATCGTCGACGAGGACGACATCAAGGTGTACTTCGGCGTGATGTTGCTCCTCGGGTCGCTGGCGGTCGCCATCCGCGAGGTCGGTTCCTACCTCGAGATGCCGGTCTTCCAGACGGTCTCGCTGCTCGTCATCCTCGGCGCCGCGACGCTCGTCGCCGGCGCCGTCGTCGTCAGTTCGCTCCGCGAACTCCGCTCGGACACCGGCTCCACCACGACGAGTACCGCCGACTGA